Proteins found in one Candidatus Melainabacteria bacterium RIFOXYA2_FULL_32_9 genomic segment:
- a CDS encoding thiamine-phosphate diphosphorylase, giving the protein MNRIIDANLNRATEALRAIEEISRFYLDNKILSEKLKFLRHQLANIIDENYKNLLNSRNTQEDVGIDIKNPTQKVDIWDIYKANFKRLQQSLRVLAEFAQAEGLNIQLFENARYDSYTLEKTMFEELSKKLKKRKLQDKKLYLVTDRNQFSSQDEFLDAIAAALKGGVQIIQLREKCANAKEFIELGRKVKELCSLYEALFIINDRVDIAHIIGADGVHLGQDDIDIDSARHLLGQDAIVGLSTHSPEQAQSAIQSGADYIGVGPVFTTPTKPGRKAVGLEYVEWASENTDIPWFAIGGINLDNVDEVLDAGALRIAVVRAIINADNPEKAASQFLEKLILKEHQHL; this is encoded by the coding sequence TTGAATAGGATAATTGACGCCAATTTAAATAGAGCTACAGAGGCTTTGAGAGCTATTGAGGAAATATCAAGATTTTATCTTGATAATAAAATTTTGAGTGAAAAATTAAAATTTTTAAGGCATCAACTTGCTAATATTATTGATGAAAACTATAAAAACTTACTAAATTCCAGAAATACACAGGAAGATGTTGGCATAGATATAAAAAATCCTACTCAAAAAGTAGATATATGGGATATTTATAAAGCAAATTTCAAACGTCTTCAGCAATCCTTAAGGGTTCTGGCAGAATTTGCTCAGGCTGAAGGTTTAAATATACAATTATTTGAAAATGCAAGATATGACTCTTATACACTGGAGAAAACTATGTTTGAAGAATTATCCAAAAAATTAAAAAAGAGAAAATTACAGGATAAAAAGCTGTATCTTGTTACTGACAGGAACCAATTTTCTTCTCAAGACGAATTTCTTGATGCAATAGCAGCAGCATTAAAAGGTGGGGTTCAAATTATTCAATTAAGAGAAAAATGTGCAAATGCCAAGGAATTTATTGAACTGGGAAGAAAAGTTAAGGAATTATGCTCTCTATATGAGGCTCTTTTTATAATTAATGACAGAGTTGATATAGCTCATATTATAGGAGCAGATGGAGTTCATCTGGGACAAGATGATATTGATATTGATTCTGCCAGGCACTTACTTGGACAAGATGCGATCGTAGGTCTTTCCACACATTCACCCGAACAGGCTCAGTCCGCTATCCAGTCAGGTGCTGATTATATTGGAGTAGGTCCTGTATTTACAACACCAACTAAACCAGGCCGAAAGGCAGTAGGACTTGAATATGTCGAATGGGCCTCAGAAAACACAGATATTCCCTGGTTTGCAATTGGCGGAATAAATCTTGATAACGTGGATGAAGTCCTTGATGCAGGAGCGTTAAGAATAGCTGTAGTTCGAGCTATAATTAATGCAGATAATCCTGAAAAAGCTGCATCACAATTTCTGGAAAAACTTATACTTAAAGAACACCAGCATCTATAA